In Xenopus laevis strain J_2021 chromosome 2S, Xenopus_laevis_v10.1, whole genome shotgun sequence, a genomic segment contains:
- the amelx.S gene encoding amelogenin X-linked S homeolog isoform X1: protein MLCSNQFSQRTDQLTKTMRPLVMLTALIGAAFSLPLPPQPQHPGYVNFSYEILSPIKWYQSMMKNQYPNYGYEPVSGWLQSPMIPVPPMMQQQQLPSQNAVPKLPSHHPLLIPQQPLVPVPVHHPLIPLTPQHTHQLKPIYLFNSDGQYPTNTQLLEPSKPDHESQNGQPTFPLHPLPPLVEERPQEPWQEAGNDKQEELD from the exons ATGCTCTGCAGTAACCAGTTCAGCCAAAG AACAGACCAGCTGACCAAGACAATGAGGCCATTGGTAATGCTAACAGCTCTCATTGGAGCAGCCTTTTCTCTTCCT CTTCCGCCACAACCACAGCATCCTGGGTATGTAAACTTCAGTTATGAG aTATTATCACCTATAAAATGGTACCAATCTATGATGAAAAATCAG tatccaAATTATGGCTATGAACCTGTGTCTGGTTGGCTTCAGAGCCCTATGATACCAGTGCCGCCTATGATGCAACAGCAACAGCTCCCAAGTCAGAATGCAGTTCCAAAACTGCCATCTCATCACCCATTGCTGATACCTCAACAGCCACTTGTACCTGTACCCGTTCATCATCCTCTAATTCCTCTGACACCCCAACATACACATCAGCTCAAGCCCATATATCTGTTCAATTCTGATGGTCAGTATCCAACAAATACTCAGCTGTTAGAGCCCTCCAAACCTGACCATGAGAGCCAGAATGGGCAGCCTACGTTCCcattacatccactgccaccacTTGTTGAAGAAAGGCCCCAGGAACCATGGCAAGAAGCAGGAAATGATAAGCAAGAGGAACtg
- the amelx.S gene encoding amelogenin X-linked S homeolog isoform X2, translated as MRPLVMLTALIGAAFSLPLPPQPQHPGYVNFSYEILSPIKWYQSMMKNQYPNYGYEPVSGWLQSPMIPVPPMMQQQQLPSQNAVPKLPSHHPLLIPQQPLVPVPVHHPLIPLTPQHTHQLKPIYLFNSDGQYPTNTQLLEPSKPDHESQNGQPTFPLHPLPPLVEERPQEPWQEAGNDKQEELD; from the exons ATGAGGCCATTGGTAATGCTAACAGCTCTCATTGGAGCAGCCTTTTCTCTTCCT CTTCCGCCACAACCACAGCATCCTGGGTATGTAAACTTCAGTTATGAG aTATTATCACCTATAAAATGGTACCAATCTATGATGAAAAATCAG tatccaAATTATGGCTATGAACCTGTGTCTGGTTGGCTTCAGAGCCCTATGATACCAGTGCCGCCTATGATGCAACAGCAACAGCTCCCAAGTCAGAATGCAGTTCCAAAACTGCCATCTCATCACCCATTGCTGATACCTCAACAGCCACTTGTACCTGTACCCGTTCATCATCCTCTAATTCCTCTGACACCCCAACATACACATCAGCTCAAGCCCATATATCTGTTCAATTCTGATGGTCAGTATCCAACAAATACTCAGCTGTTAGAGCCCTCCAAACCTGACCATGAGAGCCAGAATGGGCAGCCTACGTTCCcattacatccactgccaccacTTGTTGAAGAAAGGCCCCAGGAACCATGGCAAGAAGCAGGAAATGATAAGCAAGAGGAACtg